The Vigna unguiculata cultivar IT97K-499-35 chromosome 1, ASM411807v1, whole genome shotgun sequence nucleotide sequence GAGATTCCTATTCCATATCCATTCTTTTGCAGATTCATTTGTACaacaagaaataaataaaagacaaCTTTTCTTTGTCCTAAATAAGTGACAagaatataaaaactaaaattcaaaAGCTTTAACAAGTTCAAGAATCAAGCATgcataaaatctcaattatctAATACGTCTAAAACCATGAAGCAAATATGAATCTAACTTGAAACAAAAGTCACAGCCAAAAAAATAGACTGAGATACCTCAATGTCAAGCGATGGATACTTCTTCCGAAGTATACGTACCTGATTTGACAAttcaaatgagaaaaagaattactgaaaaaatagataaaactaGTATAATTGACAAGAGTTGTCAGCCACCGAGCATAACATAAGAAAGAGAGTGGTGATACTTTATCCATCATCTGTGGTATAAACTTTTGTCCTCCAAATCCAGGTTCTACAGTCATCACAAGAACCATTTCCACAGGATTTTCAGCTTCCACCTGTGAAGAGAACAATGATtataacacaagaaaaaaacACCCTCTTGAGACTAAAAACTTCAGGTCAGAGATAATGTAACTAATCTCTATTTTATGCACTCCGTCACAATATTCATCCACCTATATAGGTATGACCTGTGAGAACCAAAGGAGGAAAATCTTTACCAGAGGAAAAACCTCTTCAATGGGAGTCCCAGGCTTTACTGATACCCCAGGCCTCATGCCATGTGACTTAATTCTTTGGATAAGTTCTTCCCAGTCATCTATCCACAAGAACCACTTTTAAGACAGTAgacaacaaaatattaaataaacgtAGGCTGAAGAAAACTGCATATGAGGAAGACAAACCAAAGGAAGTATAAGGACAAACTTTTCAATGTCTCTACATGAAATGTAAAACCAGAAGCACCAGCTTTTGCCAAGGGTTCAACATAATCAAGAGGATTTGTAACCATAAGGTGGCAATCCAAATATGCCCTGCAAGGGTTAATCGTTAATGATTAAAATGCACCCTACATAATGTAAATAGgcactaaaaaataaaatcatctaGATCAGTGAAAAAGGAAGACTGTTACTTTGTGTGCTTTCTCAAACTTTCAATAACAGGAGCGCCAATAGTTAAATTGGGGACAAAATGCCTGCACAAAAATAGAAGGAAATGGGAAAAGAAAGGAAACATGTTCAGTAATTTAATGACTAAACGCTCACACACGGAGACAGTAAAGTccaataacaaacaaaattaagcaCACATGAGGTGATTCTAGGCCATCCTTAAGACCAAGTCAGGTTGATGAACAAAATTCACTTCACACACCCTTGCAAGCAGAACCTTGAAAGATGGTTGTTTTATTGCCAAGCTGTACAGAGTTTGCCtaaatttcattcaattagacGATCATCCAACTCAATACAAGCATAGTTAAATACCCATATTGTCCCATATCATGTCACTTTTGTAATGAAAACATTTAGCCCTTCTGTCCAATGTCAATAGAGTACTATAGAATTCATTTGTTTAAAAGACAAAGAACAGGACAACAGGAAGAAAATTATGATTCAATTAGAAATACATCATCAGAAAATGGCCTTGAAAATTGAAGATTCTCAGCATCTGCTACATGTTTTATATGATTAATGGGCAAAGGCATAACCGAGTTACAATCAAATATGCATCATACGTATGTAGGATAGATCAAAGTATAGCTGGATGTACAAAATTACTACACAGTCAACATAATTGGTGAAGATAAAAACTGGGGTAACTAAAAAGGAAATAATAGCAGACTACAATGCTATACAGGCAGTTGATATTGGGGAAATTTATAGAAGAAAATGTAGCACTGATCACAGATGAATACAGTAGCAGAACCTATACTAAGGGCACCAGGTTGCTTTGGTCCAGTTATTGTAATTATGGAACATGACAGAATATTGGCATCCACTGTAGGTTATTTGTCAGTCTTACTGACACGCACATTTTAGAATGCAATATTACTATGAACTACACCTCTACACATGCAATGAGATCATTCAGCATTAAACAAAATTCTTATCCCTGGGGCTACAGTAAGTGTGTGATTGTGTTCCCAATTATGCCTCCCTTTGGCGCACTCAGAGAAACTAAACATGCCTGGGAAAATTTGATGGATCCATGTTCAACAGAGTTATATGGCATATACTATTCAAAAAGCTACAAACAAACTAATTACACCTTAATCAATCAAATTCATTGttataaatatagaagaaaattaaCACAACAACGTGAGAGGAAGTGCCACATATTATTAACAGGCcatcaaaactttaaaatgtGATCAgtataaagaaaaacaagactACCCGTTCTTCCTTGCAGACGGATAACATTAACTGGATAAAACAACTAAAGGGAATGAACTGAATGCAATGCAACTTAAAATCACATTTAATTTGAAGTAATGACAATCTGAGTAGTGAGGGCCAGAGTCAGCAGCATAAGCAAAGCAAGAGAGTAATTTCCTTACCCATCCTgcaaacaaaccaaaaataaaaaacatcagGAGCCATGGCTGCTGGCTGACAAATTAAAACATGGGCAATCAGATAAATGACTAGATTCACAACTACAGGAACACTGACACATTCTTTCAAACTTGGTTCACAAATAACAATAAGACATAATTGCACAAGATAAAAATTGTAAGTTGCATATTTCTgacacaaaaaaagaaatatatatctTTTGGAAATAACAAGCATGCAATAGAAGAAAACAGATGTCTAGAGATCCTGTACTATCACTTTTGATGGACCTAATTATGAGATCATGTACACATTTTCAATTCTGCAAACTTCAAGTTCAACATTTCCCGAAGGATGATAGACACTCTACATCATACAGTGATATGATCGAAGTAGTGTATATAATGGAACAAAGTTgtaagaaaagaagaataataaTACCATGATGTCCATGTGAAGCCAATCGGCGCCAAAGTCGAGCATGCGCTGAGCCTCGGAAGCCAAATTGGCGAAGTCGGAAGAGAGCATGGAAGGAGCAATTTTGGGAGTCACAGCCATTGTTTGCTTCTTAGGTACGGACGGAACAAAAgggaagatgaaaacaaaacaagtttcTCTTATTGGCGATTGGGGGTTTGGTAGGTGGTGCTTAACATGAACGCCGCTATGCTTTGACTTATACTTGTTGGGGAGCAACTTTTGACGCTCTCATTGAGTTGTATTTGGATTACAGGGGTTCTAAAAgccataaaaacaataatagaaaattgattaaaagaaGTCCCAATTTAGAGTTAATTAACCACGATTAAATATGAATTTCTATTAAGACTTAATTTCCTATCTTTCTCTATTTGActacttttattataaaatatttatttatttttattataaaatgtttaacaacttttattataaaatatttaacaagtttttataagaaaatgctttacaatttaaaaataacaaaaactaaacaaaatcgGTGCAAATCGAATAGTGAAATAGTAGTTTAGGTTAGATTTTACATTAAGTTTGAGTTAAATCATAccgaaaattttatatttggtttgagtagttatttgatataaaatGAGAGAACACATGTAAATAGTAAATTTGGAGTAGTTGAGTGGTAGAAAGTGTGGGgaaagatatttaaatttttatattcgatgtatattaaatctaaatatatattgttttaagttcatttaaattaatttatcctaaatttaaatctatattttttattttaaattaaatttattttattttatttcaattggaTTTATATTGGatcatttttaaaagttaaggtACTTCTAAGTCGAGCTAAGATAGTTGAGGATAAGTCGAATCAAGTTGGTTCATATTCAAGGTTGAGTAGAGTCGATCTAGAAAAATGTTGAGATAAGTTAACTCAAAACTAAAGTCGAGCCAAATCGACTTAGGTAGAGTTGAGCCTGTCCGGAATAAAGAATCGAGTTGAGCTCGAGTTAAACGGTCAAGTTGAGTTAGTCCAAGCTTGATGAGATGCCTTTAACCAAGGTACCTACAACAAAAGCAATGGCTAGGAGGATACAAGAGAAATGGGCCTCCAATGTGcatacaaggcccaagatgaacttcacatgggccaaggaagatgggAAGACCTAGCTTAGAactctttgtttgtaaatattagaatagggtttatttttgggccttgtattttgggcttcgtagaatagggttttgtttgggccatgtattagGCCTTAGAGGGTTTTTTTAGCCTTGAATTGATTTGGACCAAAGGAGAGTTGGGTTTGAAATTGGTCCAACAAGAAGGAGAGCGCATTTCAAGAGGATCTAGATCCTTCTTGCTCAAAGCTTGATCACTAAGCTTCTCTTATGCGCCTAGAAGCAAGCTccttgtgacttgcttaggtggcaagtcacacttgcctCGTGCTatctttttggctccaaataccacattctagatcctttttccctccatttttctagaccacttagctctccttttctactataaatagagagcttaggaccTGATGAGTGcctatttttgccctcattcaacgtttaattttgggtatttaattgaatttgtgtgcttaaagattgatttaattgaaatttcctataattggatttattgagcatgagatacaaaaacatgttaaaaaatagctttttagttgcataaatgttctttggatattttgaggtgtgttagtgcagttgcagctaagttgagttcatggaggtgtggaaataaattgcttaaagctttATGACAcattaaagataaatccaagaataagaaatgatcaaaatcacaaaaatccaagccaagtaTTGCATAAAGATGGCAcgaaaagtttgaaaaagtgAATAAGTTTGGCTAAGCTAAGAAGAGGGAATGGCCAACAAAAATTGaaccttgcgattttctttatctttatgatagaagataatttgggaaaaatatatctttagatattttatttgatatttttaaataattatcttatttaattatatcacaaaatattaaaagataataactaccaaattttttaaatatgacaagatcttgaatctttttagatccataacaaacaaatatatattgaagatattggattatttagaagataatttgaggagattgcaaaatgttgatttggaaaattaatacacatattaattggtgataatttatcatatatctttaattaattaattaatttaattatattagatattgatattatcaaccaactatatttgtcaaatagtctatatctctccaaatatttttaaatatttatctttttctttattttaaaagatatttgagagattttagcaacaaaaaaaggctcagtccaagtcctatataaagagaccaagggaaagcagaaaagacaagctcgggacttcgaagttttggaacccttaaggagcctaatttcgtttcctttttctctctattattctttctatttttattttacttttgcattccatgaagtgctaaacttcttgggttgattccattgtaatttcattatggattctgaggttagaatgaaataatttctttattctttttattattgttgaggttttcattcatctatgtcttttatctttgaatcacgtaaaaagtaatgattttaaatctacatgcatgttgatcatatgagtccaatggttttaaaattcaattgagactttactttgattttatttagaaactttcatgtgattgaatgagtttttaccaataattgagactttactttgattaaagctatttactctaacgaaaattaatcaagactttactttgattaattaagctttttatttggtgaggagataaaagaatagacatgattaggcatagtaaaaattgattgagattgtactttggttgaatttactgtggataatctaaaagttctcacttctaattgagactgtactttggttaaaagtgagagtgccaaacaaattaattgagactttacattgattaatttgtaaatctacaacaataattaattgagcaataacctttagataactgatgatgaatctattttgaaaaagaaatgaaatcaatctattttctttacttttgtttttatctctttttatcttttctatttctttcttgtttatcttaatcctcctatatttttattattttatttgactaactcttttatatagtttttataagaactaatttgttagaaatcaattccaTGTTTGTTGAGAgatgactttgggttactttaccctttctattttgttgactactttcttaacaatactgaaattgttataattagtattattaatttgatcgcgtcaacgacaacgttatcaacaACCTCTATCAACCATAAACACCCAAAATAACAAACCATTAAggacaattttaattattttcgttTTTGCCATTTTTCCATAATTAAGGACATATAAAAAAGGCAAAATAAGGCCAGTGGAAGGGTTTGGAGACTGAAAAACCTAGAGTGTTGAGAGGAGGACGAAATTCAGAAGGGAAAGGTGAGTTTGGGTTTGAGAGAAAAGTTGTATTTGTTTTGGGAGAGCAAAGGAGGGTTCTTGGGTATCACAAAGCCAATGTTAGAAGATCAATTGGAGCAAGgatttccaggttaggggaacTCTATTGCATGTCtatttgattattaattttcGTGTAGTCTGAAATGCATGAATGAATGTGTTTGGCCATGAATTTTTGGGCTCTATATGGAGTGATTTAGAggtttaattgttttaatgttGTATGAGTAATTCCCTACGTGGTTGTATGAGTATGATGGGGGTTTTTGTACTACCTGTTGTTTATGGTTAAATCTCGAAATTTTGGTGATTGCATTGGGTCTAAATAATGTCCATATGACTTGAGCATTGTTTTTTATTGCTTGGTAATGATTGAATGTGGTTTGGATATTGTTTTTCTGGTGTTTGTGTGCGTGAACAGAGGAGACGTCTAATATTTTTGCTCAGGCGAGcaaggctcgcctaggcgaaaatagcAGAAACTCAACTCCAATACTGCTCAAAcgtctcgctcaagcggagaGCCCAAGTTTTGGGCGACAGAccagctcgctcaggcgagagttactcgcctaagcgagaaatcatGAATTTTGTGTAATGATGTTCGATtcgtcgcctaggcgagggaaGTGTGTTCTGGGCGAGGActactctcgcctaagcgagaaaggcctcgcctaagcgagaattcgtACACTGTCATTGTCACATGCTCGCTCAGACGAGAGAGCCTACCTTataggggtgggcaaaaaatctaattttcttgatccaatccacttttgctccaatccaatccatttataatccatgttattaaaaatccaatccatttaaaatctatttaatggatatggatttcaatctaatttacattttatatattttggattgaatatccattttataaatcaagatttttaaatatggataatccaaacaatccaatccaaattttcaatttaaatttttagttgggttagactaaaggttgagatggactatgctaaattcagacttggacgggccttgctcgacgacctatacggatCGGGCAGGCCCGAcaaccataagaggttgggcgggcctaaagatatgaacaaGCTAGGCAGGTCCGACAAATCGAACGAGTCGATCAGGCCCAACCATCCAGAAAATTCGAGTGAGCCCGAGTCGATCGGGCCCAACGATCCGGAAAATTCGAATGAgtccgatgacccgaacggggcAGGCGGGCCCAATGACCTGATGAATCAGGTGAGCCTAAAGACCCGAACAGGccaaacgggcccgaagacccgaacgggccaagcaGGTTCAAAGATCTgaacgggccaagcgggctctgtaagacccgggaaaattaaatagttatttaattaggacgggtagcgataacatttaaagcaataaatgtaagggactatgacgtggaaaagtgctagctcaagtggttgagaggaCTTTTATtatgtgtgaggacttgggttcgagtcttatgtgtgtcacttggatgttattaaattatgcatttttatgtaattatatattgaatgcgtgGTGTCATGATAAACTCTTAgaattgtaggagttatcatgaaatctggattggttgaatggtttggccttggtttggcatgtgcatgagtgtgggttcaaaccttggtgagaactaaataatttctttttgtcaaatttttccttgtgcatgaatgtggaaaggtagaaacctagcagccaagggagAGCAATTAAGGGAGAGTGATAGTGAGAGAGAAGGttaaaagaggagaaaatagcATTGGGGGTTCGTGTTAGTCATAAGCAAAGTTTTTCTAGAGGATTGGGGCTGATAGGGTAAGGTAGTGAGGCTAAAATCGTAAAGGTTGGAGTGGAAAGCAAAGGCTAGGGAGGTTTTGGTGAAGGGATAAGCATATCAACCCGAatttagcaaggaatccaggtaaggggagttgttttgtTGTAGTTTAATACATGTACGTTGCACTGTTTCGTAACTAATTGAAATCGCATGCTTCCATCTGTTTTCTGCACTGTTCGATTgggtttctgggtttttcccagaaaccgcctggcagtttgatccctaccgccaggcggctcatcagaGGTGGGTGAatgttcttgttttggtttgagtcgcctggcggcgatgagtCTCTGCCCGGCGACGCGACCTTGGTTGCGTTCTGGTTGATGGTTTTTATGCTAATTTGGGTGAGTATAACGAACTGTGGAGTC carries:
- the LOC114164319 gene encoding ribulose-phosphate 3-epimerase, cytoplasmic isoform produces the protein MAVTPKIAPSMLSSDFANLASEAQRMLDFGADWLHMDIMDGHFVPNLTIGAPVIESLRKHTKAYLDCHLMVTNPLDYVEPLAKAGASGFTFHVETLKNDWEELIQRIKSHGMRPGVSVKPGTPIEEVFPLVEAENPVEMVLVMTVEPGFGGQKFIPQMMDKVRILRKKYPSLDIEVDGGLGPSTIEVAASAGANCIVAGSSVFGAPEPAQVISLLRNSVEKAQQTLIQ